In Sphingomonas sp. R1, a single genomic region encodes these proteins:
- a CDS encoding LacI family DNA-binding transcriptional regulator: MGLVELAKIAGVSVSTASRALSNHPRVARGTRERIVALAREHGFRLNQTASALRKQRTGAIGVVVPLGHEVDQALSDPFFMGLLGGLADALTRRGYDLFLSRVVPQGPDWLDDIIASGRVDGIVLIGQSDQIDVIERVAGEYSRMVVWGAARLGSNQITVGTDNVTGGELAARHLIARGCKRLAFLGTPDVPEFADRYKGFHAAIMEVPDVVDTVVPIHLTVENAYQEMRAYLDANPAPDGVLAASDVIAMSAIRALADRGLRVPSDVAVVGYDDILLAGYTSPALTTIRQDVAYGADLMVELLLARIAGKSVGSVAMLPELIVRDSA, from the coding sequence GTGGGCCTTGTCGAGCTGGCAAAGATTGCGGGTGTATCGGTTTCCACCGCCTCGCGAGCCTTGTCCAACCATCCCCGTGTCGCCCGGGGCACGCGCGAGCGGATCGTCGCGCTGGCCCGAGAGCATGGCTTCCGCCTCAACCAGACCGCCAGCGCGTTGCGCAAGCAGCGTACCGGGGCGATCGGCGTGGTGGTGCCGCTGGGGCACGAGGTCGATCAGGCGCTGTCCGACCCCTTCTTCATGGGCCTGCTCGGCGGCCTGGCCGATGCACTGACCCGCCGCGGCTATGACCTCTTCCTGTCGCGCGTGGTACCGCAGGGACCGGACTGGCTGGACGACATCATCGCTTCGGGCCGCGTCGACGGCATCGTTCTGATCGGACAGTCCGATCAGATCGACGTGATCGAACGCGTCGCTGGCGAGTATAGCCGCATGGTGGTGTGGGGTGCCGCACGCCTGGGATCGAACCAGATCACCGTGGGGACCGACAATGTAACCGGCGGCGAGCTCGCCGCGCGCCACCTGATCGCGCGCGGCTGCAAGCGGCTGGCCTTCCTTGGCACCCCCGACGTCCCCGAATTCGCCGATCGCTACAAGGGCTTCCACGCCGCCATCATGGAGGTGCCGGACGTCGTCGACACGGTGGTACCGATTCACCTGACGGTCGAGAACGCCTATCAGGAGATGCGCGCCTATCTGGATGCCAATCCGGCGCCGGACGGGGTGCTCGCCGCATCGGACGTCATCGCGATGAGCGCGATCCGCGCGCTCGCTGATCGTGGTCTGCGCGTACCGTCCGATGTGGCGGTAGTCGGCTATGACGACATCCTGCTCGCCGGCTACACCTCGCCTGCGCTGACCACGATTCGGCAGGACGTGGCGTATGGCGCCGACCTGATGGTGGAGCTGCTGCTCGCGCGGATCGCTGGCAAGAGCGTGGGATCGGTGGCGATGCTGCCCGAACTGATCGTCCGCGATTCCGCCTGA
- a CDS encoding CheR family methyltransferase → MDAAVIDDVVLPHEEIELDLLLEAIWRHYQYDFRGYSRGSLHRRMERACQRFGCAGLSQLQHRLLREPAIFTELMGFLTIQVSEMFRDPGYFRALRETVVPHLRTWPSLKVWIAGCANGEEFYSLAILFREEGLEERTIFYCTDISPAALAKADAGIFDLERIPQFTENHRLSGGHSSLSDYYTAAYGSAVFDKSLRARAVFAEHSLATDQVFAEAQLVSSRNVLIYFDRGLQDRALGLFGESLVRGGFLGLGARETLRFSRHAEAFADFNPAEKIYRRNTAEMKATADA, encoded by the coding sequence GTGGATGCCGCGGTGATCGACGACGTCGTCCTGCCGCACGAGGAGATCGAGCTGGACCTGCTGCTCGAGGCGATCTGGCGGCACTATCAGTATGACTTCAGAGGCTATTCGCGGGGTTCGCTGCACCGGCGGATGGAGCGCGCCTGCCAGCGCTTCGGCTGCGCGGGGTTGTCGCAGCTGCAGCACCGGTTGCTGCGCGAGCCCGCGATTTTCACCGAGCTGATGGGCTTTCTCACCATCCAGGTGAGCGAGATGTTCCGCGATCCCGGTTACTTCCGTGCGCTGCGCGAGACGGTGGTGCCGCACCTGCGAACCTGGCCGTCGCTCAAGGTGTGGATCGCCGGTTGCGCCAATGGCGAGGAATTCTACTCGCTTGCCATCCTGTTCCGCGAGGAAGGCCTGGAGGAGCGAACGATCTTCTACTGCACGGATATCAGCCCCGCGGCGCTTGCGAAGGCAGATGCAGGCATCTTCGATCTGGAGCGCATCCCGCAGTTCACCGAAAATCACCGCCTGTCCGGCGGGCATAGTTCGCTTTCCGATTACTATACGGCGGCCTATGGTAGCGCGGTGTTCGACAAGAGTCTTCGCGCCCGCGCCGTGTTCGCGGAGCACAGCCTCGCCACCGATCAGGTGTTTGCCGAGGCGCAACTTGTGTCGAGTCGGAACGTGCTGATCTATTTCGATCGCGGACTGCAGGATCGGGCCCTGGGCCTTTTCGGAGAGTCGCTGGTGCGCGGCGGGTTTCTGGGACTGGGCGCGCGGGAGACGTTGCGCTTCTCGCGCCATGCGGAGGCGTTTGCCGACTTCAATCCCGCTGAAAAGATCTATCGGCGCAACACTGCCGAGATGAAGGCGACGGCCGATGCGTGA
- a CDS encoding response regulator, which yields MREPVKVLAVDDVPENLVALEALLAQDGLELLTAPSGMEALELLLVHDVALALLDVQMPGMDGFELAELMRGTERTRRVPIIFLTAVATDERRRFRGYETGAVDYLLKPVDPQIVRNKVEIFVELARQRQEVARQRDRHAAALARLKAHRDNSPLAIVEFDAEQRIIAWSAGAERMFGWRSAEVSGLRPSELEWLDAEHAALFDTMIRGMIVGERVRDMRPLRMRTAVGVTLDCEIYGSALLGADGALLSVNTQILDVTDRVRAEQTQRLLIGELNHRVKNTLASVQAIATQTLRHSSGPSDFAPTFIGRIHALARAHSLLSSTTWQGASLEELVQGQLQTGTIDPARFDTGGPAVDLAPEPALHLALVLHELATNAHKYGALSVPDGRVALHWSMRGDMLDLDWRESGGPVVAPPTRRGFGTALIERSLKAEGGSAVASYDAGGLAWTLSIPYASAVRLRSDQRAQRKAGPVLPANGAAALAGKQVLIVEDEPLVALELSTILLDAGLKVSGMAATAEEAMAAIAATDADAVLLDGNLQGALVDDVAAALLARQMPFLVVSGYGRDHLPLGLDAVTVIEKPFDAQTLLAALHRALVPIPV from the coding sequence ATGCGTGAGCCTGTGAAGGTCCTTGCCGTCGACGACGTGCCTGAGAACTTGGTCGCGCTGGAAGCGCTGCTCGCGCAGGACGGGCTGGAACTGCTCACCGCCCCTTCGGGCATGGAGGCGCTGGAGTTGCTGCTGGTGCACGACGTGGCGCTGGCACTGCTCGACGTGCAGATGCCGGGCATGGACGGCTTCGAGCTGGCCGAGCTGATGCGCGGCACCGAACGTACCCGCCGCGTGCCGATCATCTTCCTTACCGCCGTCGCGACGGACGAGCGGCGCCGGTTCCGCGGCTATGAGACCGGCGCGGTCGATTATCTGCTCAAGCCGGTCGATCCGCAGATCGTCCGCAACAAGGTTGAGATCTTCGTCGAACTCGCCCGGCAGCGACAGGAGGTTGCCCGCCAGCGCGACCGGCATGCTGCGGCACTTGCGCGTCTCAAGGCGCATCGCGACAACTCGCCGTTGGCGATCGTGGAGTTCGATGCCGAGCAGCGCATCATCGCCTGGTCGGCGGGTGCCGAGCGGATGTTCGGCTGGCGCTCGGCGGAAGTATCGGGTTTGCGCCCGTCCGAGCTGGAGTGGCTCGACGCCGAGCACGCGGCGCTGTTCGACACGATGATTCGCGGCATGATCGTGGGCGAGCGGGTGCGCGACATGCGGCCGCTGCGCATGCGCACCGCCGTGGGGGTCACGCTGGACTGCGAAATCTACGGGTCCGCGCTGCTCGGCGCGGACGGGGCGTTGCTCTCGGTCAACACGCAGATTCTCGACGTCACCGATCGGGTACGTGCCGAGCAGACCCAGCGGCTGCTGATCGGCGAGCTCAATCACCGGGTGAAGAATACGCTGGCGTCGGTCCAGGCGATCGCGACGCAGACGCTGCGCCACTCCTCCGGACCATCGGACTTCGCGCCGACCTTCATCGGTCGCATCCACGCGCTGGCCCGGGCGCATTCGCTGCTGAGCAGCACGACCTGGCAGGGCGCGAGCCTGGAGGAGCTGGTGCAAGGCCAGCTCCAGACCGGAACGATCGATCCGGCGCGGTTCGATACCGGCGGCCCCGCGGTGGATCTGGCGCCAGAGCCCGCCCTCCATCTGGCCCTCGTGCTTCACGAACTGGCGACCAACGCGCATAAATACGGGGCCTTGTCGGTGCCCGACGGACGCGTGGCGCTGCACTGGTCGATGCGGGGCGACATGCTGGATCTCGACTGGCGCGAAAGCGGCGGCCCGGTCGTGGCGCCCCCCACCCGCCGGGGGTTCGGCACCGCGCTGATCGAGCGCAGCCTGAAGGCGGAGGGCGGCAGCGCGGTCGCCAGCTATGACGCCGGCGGTCTGGCCTGGACGCTGTCCATTCCCTATGCCAGCGCGGTGCGACTGCGCAGCGACCAGCGCGCCCAGCGCAAGGCGGGGCCGGTGCTGCCGGCGAATGGCGCTGCGGCGCTCGCCGGCAAGCAGGTCCTCATCGTCGAGGACGAGCCGCTGGTTGCACTGGAGTTGTCGACGATCCTCCTCGATGCCGGATTGAAGGTCAGCGGCATGGCGGCGACCGCAGAGGAAGCGATGGCGGCCATCGCCGCAACGGATGCGGATGCAGTGCTGCTCGACGGCAATCTGCAGGGGGCGCTGGTCGATGACGTCGCCGCTGCCCTGCTCGCGCGGCAGATGCCGTTCCTGGTTGTCAGCGGCTATGGCCGGGATCACCTGCCGCTCGGGCTCGATGCGGTGACGGTGATCGAGAAGCCGTTCGACGCGCAAACCCTGCTGGCCGCCCTGCACCGCGCGCTGGTGCCGATCCCGGTCTGA
- a CDS encoding response regulator has protein sequence MSPSQRSRKPSLPLYAGLAALLVLPFGADTVLPLGTATWAGYLLPTVIAYVAGRPVVPLVVAAIATLLNFAGFTLAPPGIDPSIVLVNRILGTIIIWILAGIGFAFVRNRLAIRRDEWLQSGQVGLAKAVAGELPLDELATAALRFLADYTGAQAGAIFVRDPSGAGFRRRGTYAVPGDAPLPEWVRPGEGLLGQAIADRRQFVLDAVPEGYLYFGSGLGQGQPRTLLIGTTEADGEVNGVLELGFPTAVDPLAQALLVRISGQLGVSIRSGKYRARLRDLLEETQKQAEELQVQSEELRVNNDELEAQSRQLQDTAARLEAQQTALEQSNAELEAQTRALELQRDELARAQTSLEHQAADLEQASRYKSEFLANMSHELRTPLNSLLIMARLLAENRAGNLSPDQVRHAETIETSGNDLLTLINDILDISKIEAGKLELQPRRIRVAPVLDKMKAVFAASAAAKGLAFRTEQASGAPGEIETDPQRLEQVLKNFLSNAIKFTAKGEVSFGVARRPDGRVAFTVRDTGVGISAEQQQVIFEAFRQADGTVSRKYGGTGLGLSISRELARLLGGEVVVESMPGEGSAFSLVLPESYDPALVQAPAPLPSPAPVKPQPSNPKPGRRRAAEPTEDDRETLSGDSRVILIVEDDPIFARILCDIAHDQGFQCLIAGTADEGALLARQYVPNAVILDMNLPDHTGLSVLDRIKRDVRTRHIPVHVVSVDDDSQAALSSGAVGYLFKPVKREQLVDMLEGLEARMAQRMRRVLVVEDDAQQAESVKALLASRDVETVEAHSAAQTVELLGQDTFDCMVLDLNLPDASGLDLLDRLSEDDSIGFPPVIVYTGRDLSQDEELRLRKYSKSIIVKGAKSPERLLDEVTLFLHQVVSELPEPQQALIAKSLGRDSALEGRSILVVEDDIRNVYALTSIFEPHGVKVRIARNGREALHALEEAAHKRTDPVDLVLMDVMMPEMDGLTATREIRKHPWGKTLPILMLTAKAMARDHQECLDAGANDYLAKPLDIDKLLSLVRVWMPR, from the coding sequence ATGTCGCCCAGCCAACGCAGTCGGAAGCCGTCTCTGCCCCTCTACGCCGGCCTCGCCGCCCTGCTCGTGCTGCCGTTCGGCGCGGACACGGTGCTGCCGCTCGGCACCGCGACCTGGGCGGGCTATCTGCTGCCCACGGTGATCGCCTATGTCGCCGGGCGCCCGGTGGTGCCGCTGGTGGTGGCGGCGATCGCGACGCTGCTCAATTTCGCCGGCTTCACGCTCGCGCCGCCGGGGATCGATCCCTCGATCGTCCTGGTCAACCGCATCCTCGGCACGATCATCATCTGGATCCTCGCCGGGATCGGTTTCGCCTTTGTCCGCAATCGGCTGGCGATCCGGCGCGACGAGTGGCTGCAGTCCGGGCAGGTGGGCCTGGCCAAGGCGGTCGCGGGCGAACTGCCGCTCGATGAGCTCGCCACCGCCGCGCTGCGCTTCCTCGCCGATTATACCGGCGCGCAGGCCGGCGCGATCTTCGTTCGGGATCCCAGCGGTGCGGGCTTTCGCCGGCGCGGCACCTATGCCGTACCCGGTGACGCCCCGCTGCCGGAATGGGTCAGGCCGGGCGAGGGTCTGCTCGGCCAGGCGATCGCCGATCGGCGCCAGTTCGTGCTGGACGCGGTGCCGGAGGGGTATCTCTATTTCGGCTCCGGACTGGGCCAGGGGCAGCCGCGGACATTGCTGATCGGCACGACCGAGGCGGACGGGGAGGTGAACGGCGTGCTTGAGCTCGGCTTCCCGACCGCGGTCGACCCGCTGGCACAGGCACTGCTGGTTCGGATCAGCGGGCAGCTCGGCGTGTCTATCCGCTCGGGCAAGTACCGCGCGCGCCTCCGCGACCTGCTGGAGGAGACGCAGAAGCAGGCCGAGGAGTTACAGGTCCAGAGCGAGGAACTGCGCGTCAACAATGACGAGCTGGAAGCGCAGAGCCGCCAGCTCCAGGACACGGCCGCCAGGCTCGAAGCGCAGCAGACCGCGCTCGAGCAAAGCAATGCGGAGCTGGAGGCGCAGACACGCGCGCTCGAACTGCAGCGCGACGAACTCGCTCGTGCGCAGACATCGCTGGAGCATCAGGCGGCGGATCTGGAACAGGCCAGCCGCTACAAGTCCGAGTTCCTCGCGAACATGAGCCATGAGCTGCGCACGCCGCTCAACTCGCTGCTGATCATGGCGCGGCTGCTCGCGGAGAACCGCGCGGGCAATCTCAGCCCCGATCAGGTCCGCCATGCCGAGACGATCGAGACCTCGGGCAACGACCTGCTGACACTGATCAACGATATTCTCGACATCTCGAAGATCGAGGCGGGAAAGCTGGAGCTCCAGCCACGCCGCATTCGCGTGGCGCCGGTGCTGGACAAGATGAAGGCGGTCTTTGCCGCCTCTGCCGCCGCCAAGGGGCTGGCCTTCCGGACCGAGCAGGCAAGCGGTGCGCCGGGCGAGATCGAGACCGATCCGCAGCGGCTGGAACAGGTCCTCAAGAACTTCCTCTCCAACGCGATCAAGTTCACCGCAAAGGGCGAGGTGTCGTTCGGCGTGGCCCGCCGGCCCGACGGGCGGGTGGCGTTCACCGTGCGCGATACCGGCGTCGGCATTTCGGCCGAACAGCAGCAGGTGATCTTCGAGGCGTTCCGCCAGGCGGACGGCACCGTCAGCCGCAAATATGGCGGCACCGGCCTCGGCCTGTCGATCTCGCGCGAACTGGCGCGGCTGCTCGGCGGCGAAGTGGTGGTGGAGAGCATGCCGGGCGAGGGCAGCGCCTTCTCGCTGGTCCTGCCCGAAAGCTATGACCCCGCGCTGGTACAGGCGCCCGCGCCGCTGCCGAGCCCCGCGCCGGTCAAGCCGCAGCCGTCCAATCCCAAGCCCGGCCGCCGCCGCGCCGCGGAGCCGACCGAGGATGATCGCGAGACATTGTCCGGCGATTCCCGCGTCATCCTGATCGTCGAGGACGATCCGATCTTCGCGCGCATCCTGTGCGATATCGCGCACGACCAGGGGTTCCAGTGCCTGATCGCTGGCACCGCCGACGAAGGCGCGCTGCTCGCCCGTCAATATGTGCCGAACGCCGTGATCCTCGACATGAACCTGCCGGATCATACCGGCCTGTCGGTACTCGACCGGATCAAGCGCGACGTGCGCACCCGCCACATCCCGGTGCATGTCGTCTCGGTTGACGATGACAGCCAGGCGGCGCTTTCGAGCGGGGCGGTCGGCTATTTGTTCAAGCCGGTGAAGCGCGAGCAACTCGTCGACATGCTGGAGGGGCTGGAGGCCCGCATGGCGCAGCGGATGCGGCGCGTGCTGGTGGTGGAGGACGACGCCCAGCAGGCGGAAAGCGTCAAGGCACTGCTTGCCTCGCGCGACGTGGAGACGGTGGAGGCGCATTCCGCCGCGCAGACCGTGGAACTGCTCGGGCAGGACACGTTCGACTGCATGGTGCTCGATCTCAACCTCCCCGATGCCTCGGGTCTCGACCTGCTCGACCGGCTGAGCGAAGACGATAGCATCGGGTTCCCGCCGGTGATCGTCTATACCGGCCGCGACCTCAGCCAAGACGAGGAACTGCGGCTGCGCAAATATTCCAAGTCGATCATTGTCAAAGGCGCCAAGTCGCCCGAGCGGCTGCTCGACGAGGTAACGCTGTTCCTGCACCAGGTAGTGTCTGAACTGCCCGAGCCGCAGCAGGCGCTGATCGCCAAGTCGCTGGGTCGGGATTCCGCGCTGGAGGGTCGCTCGATCCTGGTCGTCGAGGACGACATCCGGAACGTTTATGCACTGACGAGCATTTTCGAGCCCCATGGAGTTAAGGTTCGCATCGCGCGCAACGGTCGCGAGGCGCTGCACGCGCTGGAAGAAGCCGCGCACAAGCGCACCGACCCGGTCGATCTCGTTCTGATGGACGTGATGATGCCGGAGATGGATGGGCTCACCGCCACACGCGAAATTCGCAAGCATCCCTGGGGTAAGACTCTGCCGATCCTCATGCTCACCGCGAAGGCGATGGCGCGAGACCATCAGGAATGCCTGGACGCCGGCGCCAACGACTATCTCGCCAAGCCGCTCGATATCGACAAGCTGCTGAGCCTGGTGCGAGTGTGGATGCCGCGGTGA